In the Aeromicrobium fastidiosum genome, CGCCCTTGTCGGGCTTGCCCTTGAACAGGAAGAACTCGATCTCGGGGTGCGTGTAGAACGTGAACCCGGCCTCGGCGGCCTTCTGCAGCGCCCGCTTGAGGACGTGGCGCGGATCGGCGTACGACGGGGTGCCGTCGGGCAGCAGGATGTCGCAGAACATGCGCGCCGTCGCAGGGGTCTCGCCACGCCACGGGAGGATCTGGAACGTCGAGGGATCAGGCATCGCCAGCATGTCGGCCTCGTGCACACGCGCGAAGCCCTCGATCGCCGAGCCGTCGAATCCGATGCCCTCGGCGAAGGCACCCTCCAGCTCGGCCGGCGCGATGGCCACGGACTTCAGCGATCCGAGCACGTCGGTGAACCACAGACGCACGAATCGGACGTCGCGCTCCTCGAGCGCGCGCAGCACGAAGTCTTCCTGTTTTCCCATGGCGCAAGTCTCGCACGCATCGTGTTACGGGAGTGTTTCCGCGGTGGGGCCGAATCGGCGGCCGCTAGGGTCGTGACATGCCTCAGCTACGCCTCGCCCTGGCCCAGGTCAACGCCACCGTCGGCGATCTCGCCGGCAACGCCGACCTCGTCGTCGAGCACTGCCGGCAGGCAGCCTCGCAGGACGTCCACCTCGTCGTGTTCCCCGAGATGATGCTGACCGGCTACCCCATCGAGGACCTCGCGATGCGGGCGTCGCTCATCAAGGCCTCGCAGGAGGCGATCGAGACGCTCGCGAGCCGGCTGCAGGCCGAGGGATACGGCGACGTGGTCGCGGTCGTCGGCTACCTCGACCAGGCCGAGGGACTGCCCGAGGGCCTCGGCATCCCCAAGAACGCACCGACCAACTGCGTCGCCGTCATCCACGGCGGACGGGTCGTGGCCCGCCAGGCCAAGCACCACCTCTGGAACTACGGTGTCGGCGACGAGATCCGCAACTTCGTGCCCGGCCACACGATCAACATCGTCCAGATCGGCGGCATCGACGTCGCTCTGGCGATCTGCGAGGACCTGTGGCGCGACGGGCCGTCGGCGGCGGCCAAGGCGGCCGAAGCGGCTCTGCTCGTCGTCCCCAACGGTTCCCCCTACGAGGCCGACAAGGACGACGTCCGGCTCGAGCTGTGCTCACGTCGTGCTGCCGAGGGCGACTGCGTGCTGGCCTACGTCAACCTGGTCGGCGGACAGGACGAGCTGGTCTTCGACGGCGACTCGATCGTGGTCGACGCGGCCGGCACGGTGCTCGGGCGGTCGGGTCAGTTCGATCCCGAGCTGCTGGTCGTCGACCTCGACCTGCCGGCCGCGACGCCGTCGATGCCGGGAGCCGACGAGACGTTCGGCGGGCTGACGATCAAGCGCACCATCATCACGTCCGAGCCGTTCGCCGCCTACGATCCGCTGCCGACCGTGCAGAAGGAGCGACTGCCGCGTCATCAGGAGATCTGGACCGCGCTCGTGACGGGCCTGCGCGACTACGTGCAGAAGAACGGGTTCTCGTCGGTGCTGTTCGGCATGTCCGGCGGCATCGACTCGACCCTCGTCGCCGCGCTCGCGGTCGACGCCCTCGGCCCCGACAAGGTGTTCGGCGTCTCCAACCCCAGCGCCTGGTCGACGGGGCACTCGACGTCCGACGCCGCCGAGCAGGCGCGCCGCACGGGGCTGTCGCTGCAGACCGTGCCGATCGCGCCGATCTTCGACCAGTACCAGGAGGCCCTGCACCTCGACGGCCTCGCCGAGGAGAACCTGCAGGCCCGCATCCGCGCCGTCATCTGGATGGGACTGTCCAACCAGCACGGGCACCTCGTGCTGGCATGCGGCAACAAGTCCGAGCTCGCCACGGGCTACTCGACGATCTACGGCGACGCGGTCGGCGGCTACGCGCCCATCAAGGACGTCCCCAAGACACTGGTGTGGGAGCTCGCGACGTGGCGCAACGCGTATGCCGCCGAGCGGGGCGAGACTCCCCCGATCCCCGAGAACACGATCAGCAAGCCGCCGTCGGCCGAGCTGCGTCCCGGCCAGCTCGACTCCGACTCGCTGCCCCCGTATCCCCTGCTCGACGCGGTGCTCGACGCGTACGTCGAGCGCGACCTCGGATCGGCCGACGTCATCGCCGAGGGCTTCGACCCCGCGCTCGTCGAGCGGGTCATCGGTCTGGTCGACCGCGCCGAGTACAAGCGCCGGCAGTACCCGCCGGGGCCCAAGGTCTCGCGCCGCAACTTCGGCCGCGACCGTCGCGTGCCGATCACCCACCGCTGGCGCGAGAAGCTCTAGCGCGCTCGGTGGGTCCGCTCGCCCTCCGGGTCGAGCATCATGATGACCTCGGCCGGACCGCCCTCGGCACCGAAGGAGTGCGGCACCATCGTCGAGAACTCGGCCGCCTGACCCGCCTCGATGCGGATCGTCCGGTCGCCCAGCACGAGCAGCAGGGTACCCGACAGCACGGTGAGCCAATCGCGTCCCGGGTGAACCGGCAGGTCGCCGTCCTCGGCACGCGCCGGCGGCTGGGTGAGCCGCATCCGCAGCACCTTCACGCCGTGCGGTCCCTGGTCGCGGGTCAACGACCACACCGTCCGGCCCCGGGACTCGTCGCGGACGGGTCTGATCACGACGTCCTCGTCGTCCTCGGGCTCCACGAGCTGGTCGATCGACGTGCCGAGCTCTCGCGCCAGCACCATCAGCTGGTCGAGCCCGATGCGACGGTGCCCCGTCTCCATCCGGCTCAGCGTCGATGCGCTGAAGAAGCACCGATCCGCCAGATCGTCGAGCGACCAGCCGCGGGCGACGCGGAGGGCGCGGATGCGCTGCCGCACGAGGGTCTCGATCTCACTTGTTTGCGTCATACGCAAGATTCTATGCTTCTAGCGCATCCTCTGCCTAGGCTGACTCCATGCCCCACGACCACGCGCACCACACCCAGCCCACCTACCTCGCCGAGATGCTCGACCTCGACGCCGAGATCTTCGCCGCAGCCCTGCAGGGTGTCTACGCCGATATCGAAGGCCTCGCCGACGGGCCCGTCAGGTCGATAGCCGACCTCGGTGCCGGCACGGGAACCGGGACCTTCGGACTGCTCGGCCACTTCGGGGACGCCCACGCCGTCGCGGTCGACGCCTCCGACGAGATGTTGGCTCACCTGCGACGACGAGCGGAGCAGATGGGGCTGTCAGGACGCGTCACGACCCTCTCGGCCGACCTCGACGCGTCCGTCCCCGATGTCGACGCCGTCGACCTGGCCTGGGCATCGGCGTCGTTGCACCACCTCGCCGACCCCGATCGCACCTTGGCCGCCCTCGTGCCGACCATCCGCCCCGGGGGGCTGCTGACCGTCATGGAGCTCGACGGCTTCCCGCGGTTCGTGCCCGACGGGACGCCCGGCGGAGCGGCCGAAGCTCGCGCCCATCAGCTGCTGGCCGCCGACCGCGCCCACGACATGCCCGCGATGGGCAGCGACTGGGGTGCCCGGCTGACGACAGCGGGCCTGATCGTCGAGCAGCACCGAGCCGTCACGGTCGACCTCACCTCCCCCGTCCCGGAGGCCGCACGGCGTCTCGCCGTCCTGGGCCTCGCCCGCATCCGAGGAGCCGTCGTGGATCGTCTCGCGGCCGGCGAGCTGCGGGCCTACGACGCCCTGCTCGACGGCGGAGCCGACGACGTCCGTCATCGGCCCGATCTCCGGGTCAGCGCCGAGCGCCAGCTCTGGATCGCCCGGCGTCCCGCCTGAAGGCGAGCGCCGCCGTGAAGTGCTTCACACTCGGTGGCCTGCGCGCCGTGATGTGCCACGCTGGAGGCATCCATGGACCCGCACCCGGGCTGTGAGACGAACAGGAGAACCACCATGGCTGACGCCACCCCCGAAGAGACCGCGCCCTACGGCGGCGGACCCGCCGCTGCCGCGACACCACGCAAGCGCATCCGCACCCACACGCTGCAGCAGATGAAGGACCGCAGCGAGAAGTGGACGATGCTCACGGCGTACGAGCAGTTCACCGCCGGCATCTTCGACGAGGCCGGGGTCGAGGTGCTGCTGGTCGGCGACTCGGCGTCCAACAACGTGTTCGGCAACGAGACGTCGCTGCCCGTCACGGTCGACGAGCTCATCCCGCTCGTGCGCGCCGTGTCGCGATCGGCGAAGCACGCACTCGTGCTGGCCGACCTGCCGTTCGGGTCGTACCAGGGCTCCCCCGAGCAGGCGTTCCACACCGCCGTCCGGTTCATGAAGGAGGCCGGAGCCCACGCGGTCAAGCTCGAGGGCGGCATCGCGATGGCCCCGCAGGTCAAGCTGCTGACCGACGCCGGCATCCCCGTGTGCGCGCACATCGGCTTCACGCCGCAGGCCGAGCACAACCTCGGCGGCTACCGCGTGCAGGGACGCGGGGACGGCGCCGCCCGGCTGATCGAGGAGGCTCAGGCGCTCGAGGCCGCGGGAGCGTTCGCGATCGTCATGGAGATGGTGCCAGCGCCGGCCGCGAAGGCCGTCACCGAGGCGCTGCGCATCCCGACCGTCGGCATCGGCGCGGGCGTCGACTGCGACGCCCAGGTGCTGGTGTGGACCGACATGCTCGGCATCAACACCGGCCGCGTGCCGCGGTTCGTCAAGAAGTACGCCGACCTGCACTCCGTCATGCTCGGCGCCGCCCAGGAGTACGTGTCGGACGTCAAGGGTGGCGCGTTCCCGGCGGCGGAGCACTCGTTCGAGAGCTGAGCCCCTCCGCGTCCCGTCCGCGCGATGTGTGACGGGTTGCACCGGTCTGGAGACAGCATCGGTGCAAGCCGTCACACATCGCGGGGTCAGGCGCTCCAGCCGCCGAGGCCGACGCCGAGGGCCGTGACGATCGCCAGGGCGGGCAGCCCGGCCAGCGGCACGAACGTCGACGCCGCCGGACGGCTGCGCGCCCACCGCGTCGTCCAGACGGCGACCGGCACCAGCACGAGCACGTGGAGGACGACGCCCCACCACGGCGCGTAGACCATCGTCGAGAAGGCCAGCCACAGCAGCACCAAGAGGCCGACGACGCCGATCCACGGGCCTGATCGCTCGAGCTGGAGGCCGCCCCTGCGGCTCCTGCGACGGCGTCGGGCCCGGAGCGTCCCGCTCACGCGTCCTTCGGGGGCTCGTCGTTCCAGTCGGGATCGTTGTCCCACGACTTGGTGCGCTCGGCGGCGATCTCCAGCGCGTGGGCGGCCTCCTCGGCGGTGTCGTAGGGGCCCAGACGATCGGCGGCGCGACAGCCCTCTTCGCCCTCGACGGTCTTGTGCTTCGTGCAGTAGTAGAACTTGCCTTCGCTCATGCCGTCCATCCTGCACCAGGATGGTCTGGGTCGCTGCCACTAAACTCGCCCGGTGACCCTCCTGACCGCCGGCCGGGTATCCCCCGAACGCGCCGTGCCCTCCTCGATCGACCGCCCCGAGTACGTCGGGCAGGTCGCGCCGCTGCCCTATCGAGGGCCGTCGGTCCGCTCCCCTGAGATCATCGCCGCGATGCGCGTCGCGGGTCGCATCGCCGCCCAGGCGCTCGACGCCGTCGAGGCCGCGATCGCACCCGGTGTCACGACCGACGAGCTCGACCGCGTCGGCCATGAGTTCCTGCTCGACCACGGCGCGTACCCGTCGACGCTGGGCTACCGCGGCTACCCCAAGTCCCTGTGCAGCAGCGTCAACGAGGTCATCTGTCACGGCATCCCCGACGACCGTCCGCTCGAGGACGGCGACATCGTCAACATCGACATCACGGCCTACATCGACGACGTGCACGGCGACACCAACAAGACCTATCTCGTCGGCGACGTCGACCAGGAGTCGCGACTGCTGGTCGAGCGCACGCACGAGGCGACGATGCGGGCCATCCGGGCGGTCAAGCCGGGCCGCGAGATCAACGTCATCGGGCGCGTCATCGAGACCTACGCCAAGCGCTTCGGCTACGGCGTCGTGCGTGACTTCACGGGCCATGGCGTCGGACCGGCGTTCCACGACGGGCTCGTCATCCCGCACTACGACGACCCGTCGTACGACACGGTCATCCAGCCGGGGATGACGTTCACGATCGAGCCGATGCTGACGCTCGGCGGCATCGACTACGACCTCTGGGACGACGGCTGGACCGCCACGACCCGTGACGGGTCGCGGACGGCCCAGTTCGAGCACACCCTGCTCGTCACCGGCGAGGGCGCGGAGATCCTGACCCTCGCCGGTTGACGCTCACCGGCTGGATCAGTCGGGGATGTAGTTGAACTCGTCGGGGTTGGGACCCGTGCGCTCGTCCTTGTTGAGCGCCGTGATGAAGCCGACCTCGGAGTCGGACAGCTCGAAGTCGAAGATCTCGAAGTTCTCCTCGATGCGGCCGCGCGTCACCGACTTCGGGAACACGATGTCGCCGCGCTGCACGTGCCAGCGCAGCACGACCTGAGCCGGCGTCTTGCCGTGCTCGGTGGCGATGCCGCCGATGACGGGGTTGTCGAGCACGAGGCCCTGGGCGATGGGCGACCAGGCCTCGGTGGCGATGTTGTGCTCGGTGTTGACCGCGCGCAGCTCGTCCTGCACCAGGAACGGGTGCACCTCGATCTGGTTGACGGCGGGGACGACGTTCGTCTCCTGCACCAGGCGACGGATGTGCTTGGGCTGGAAGTTCGAGACGCCGATCGAACGGGCGCGACCCGAGGCGTAGATCTCCTCGAAGGCCTTCCAGGTCTCGACGAAGTCGACGTCGATGCCGGGCAGCGGCCAGTGGATCAGGAACAGGTCGATCTGGTCGAGGCCGAGCTTCTCGAGCGTCCCGTCGAACGCCTTGAGGGCGTCGTCGTGCGCGTGGAAGCCGTTGTTGAGCTTGCTCGTCACGAAGATCTCGTCACGCGCGATGCCCGACTCGGCGATGGCCTCGCCGACGCCCTTCTCGTTGCCGTACATCTGCGCGGTGTCAATGTGGCGGTAGCCGACCTCGAACGCCTGCAGCGTCGCGTCCTTGGTCTCGTCGGGGTCGATCTGGAAGACGCCGAATCCGAGCTGCGGGATCTCGACACCGTTGTTGAGGGCGATGGTGGGCACGCTCATGAAGCCTCCTGGCTTGACGATCAGTGGGGTGGCCTCACCTCTGCACGAGGGGCCTCTAGTGACATTACCCATGGGACGAGCACGGCAAACTCTGATGCGGGGTCGCGCCGCTCGGGATGAGTTTGGGCGATGCACAGACCCGGTGGTCGTCGATCGGTCGCCGTGGGCCTGCAGGATGAATCCATTGGTCATTCCGCCCAGAATGATGCTTGGCCTCGGCCGCGGTACGGCATGCAGCGAGGGCGACGGCGTTCAGGCCGAAAGCCCCTGCTGGTGCGATCGGTCCGTCGCACTCGCAGGGAGATCTTCGTAGGCAAGAATGATGTAACTAAACACTTCTGACCCTGCCTCGACAACGGCACAGAGGTACCTCGTTGTGGCGTGCGCGGCGAGGCGGGACGACAGCCGGGGTGAGAAGTGGCTTCGAGTACCAGCAGTGGTGACGATCCGGACGACGGTCCGGACGACGACGCTCGGTGGGCGAAGGCCCCTGGTCTTCGCGCCGCGTATCTGGAAAACCGGGACATGTTGCACCGGATAGCAGCGACCACGCTCCGTAGTGCTGGGCTTGAGAGCCAGGCGCAAGATGTGGTGCAGAGCTCGGTTTTTGCGTTGTGGCGCACACCGCCGAACGGGGTGAAGAGCTGGGCGGCTCTGTTGGTCACGACGGTGAAGCGTCGTGCGATCGACGTCATCAAGTCGGCCGAGGTGAAGCACACCGGGTTTGACCTCGACGACGTGGTCGGTCGCTTCGAGGCGGCGTCGCAAGTCGATGTCGAGAGTGAGTTCGTCGCTGCGACCGAACGGTCCGAAATCATCACGGAAGTGCGGGACGCGGTTGGCGATCTTCCCGCCGACCACCGTGAAGTTCTGAACCGGATGTTCTACCTGGAACAGACTCAGGCCCAGATTGCTGACGCGCTCGGCCTGACGCCGGGCCGAATCAGCCAAATCAAAAAGGCTGCCTTTGCCCAACTAGCAGCCAAACTTGAACACAGAAGGGGGTGAATCCATGACCCAAAACAACGAGTACGAACCTCTCGAGCGGCTCCTTCAGTTGCCGCCAGGAGAGGAGCGCGAACGAGCGCTCAACGCATTGCCGGAGATTGACCGAGCAGATGCGGTGAGGGCGCTCGCCGTAGCGGACCTGTTGTGGGAAGACGCCCACGGTGCCCCGGCACTTCGTGATGACCCGATTGCTGCGGCACTAGGCCTGGTTCCCGACGCCGGTTACCAAATGGACTCAACGGCACTCAAGCGCGCGCGAGCGAAGGCAGGTCAAAAGCCGACAACGCTCGCTGCAGCCTTGGTTCGCGAAGGTTGGAACGTCACCGCAGGCGATGTCTTTGGGTGGGAAACACGGACCGCGGCGAATGTGCCGCCAGCACTCGTCAGGGCAGTTGC is a window encoding:
- a CDS encoding class I SAM-dependent methyltransferase — translated: MPHDHAHHTQPTYLAEMLDLDAEIFAAALQGVYADIEGLADGPVRSIADLGAGTGTGTFGLLGHFGDAHAVAVDASDEMLAHLRRRAEQMGLSGRVTTLSADLDASVPDVDAVDLAWASASLHHLADPDRTLAALVPTIRPGGLLTVMELDGFPRFVPDGTPGGAAEARAHQLLAADRAHDMPAMGSDWGARLTTAGLIVEQHRAVTVDLTSPVPEAARRLAVLGLARIRGAVVDRLAAGELRAYDALLDGGADDVRHRPDLRVSAERQLWIARRPA
- a CDS encoding NAD+ synthase, producing the protein MPQLRLALAQVNATVGDLAGNADLVVEHCRQAASQDVHLVVFPEMMLTGYPIEDLAMRASLIKASQEAIETLASRLQAEGYGDVVAVVGYLDQAEGLPEGLGIPKNAPTNCVAVIHGGRVVARQAKHHLWNYGVGDEIRNFVPGHTINIVQIGGIDVALAICEDLWRDGPSAAAKAAEAALLVVPNGSPYEADKDDVRLELCSRRAAEGDCVLAYVNLVGGQDELVFDGDSIVVDAAGTVLGRSGQFDPELLVVDLDLPAATPSMPGADETFGGLTIKRTIITSEPFAAYDPLPTVQKERLPRHQEIWTALVTGLRDYVQKNGFSSVLFGMSGGIDSTLVAALAVDALGPDKVFGVSNPSAWSTGHSTSDAAEQARRTGLSLQTVPIAPIFDQYQEALHLDGLAEENLQARIRAVIWMGLSNQHGHLVLACGNKSELATGYSTIYGDAVGGYAPIKDVPKTLVWELATWRNAYAAERGETPPIPENTISKPPSAELRPGQLDSDSLPPYPLLDAVLDAYVERDLGSADVIAEGFDPALVERVIGLVDRAEYKRRQYPPGPKVSRRNFGRDRRVPITHRWREKL
- a CDS encoding helix-turn-helix domain-containing protein; its protein translation is MTQTSEIETLVRQRIRALRVARGWSLDDLADRCFFSASTLSRMETGHRRIGLDQLMVLARELGTSIDQLVEPEDDEDVVIRPVRDESRGRTVWSLTRDQGPHGVKVLRMRLTQPPARAEDGDLPVHPGRDWLTVLSGTLLLVLGDRTIRIEAGQAAEFSTMVPHSFGAEGGPAEVIMMLDPEGERTHRAR
- a CDS encoding sigma-70 family RNA polymerase sigma factor, whose amino-acid sequence is MASSTSSGDDPDDGPDDDARWAKAPGLRAAYLENRDMLHRIAATTLRSAGLESQAQDVVQSSVFALWRTPPNGVKSWAALLVTTVKRRAIDVIKSAEVKHTGFDLDDVVGRFEAASQVDVESEFVAATERSEIITEVRDAVGDLPADHREVLNRMFYLEQTQAQIADALGLTPGRISQIKKAAFAQLAAKLEHRRG
- the map gene encoding type I methionyl aminopeptidase, translated to MTLLTAGRVSPERAVPSSIDRPEYVGQVAPLPYRGPSVRSPEIIAAMRVAGRIAAQALDAVEAAIAPGVTTDELDRVGHEFLLDHGAYPSTLGYRGYPKSLCSSVNEVICHGIPDDRPLEDGDIVNIDITAYIDDVHGDTNKTYLVGDVDQESRLLVERTHEATMRAIRAVKPGREINVIGRVIETYAKRFGYGVVRDFTGHGVGPAFHDGLVIPHYDDPSYDTVIQPGMTFTIEPMLTLGGIDYDLWDDGWTATTRDGSRTAQFEHTLLVTGEGAEILTLAG
- the panB gene encoding 3-methyl-2-oxobutanoate hydroxymethyltransferase, with product MADATPEETAPYGGGPAAAATPRKRIRTHTLQQMKDRSEKWTMLTAYEQFTAGIFDEAGVEVLLVGDSASNNVFGNETSLPVTVDELIPLVRAVSRSAKHALVLADLPFGSYQGSPEQAFHTAVRFMKEAGAHAVKLEGGIAMAPQVKLLTDAGIPVCAHIGFTPQAEHNLGGYRVQGRGDGAARLIEEAQALEAAGAFAIVMEMVPAPAAKAVTEALRIPTVGIGAGVDCDAQVLVWTDMLGINTGRVPRFVKKYADLHSVMLGAAQEYVSDVKGGAFPAAEHSFES
- a CDS encoding aldo/keto reductase → MSVPTIALNNGVEIPQLGFGVFQIDPDETKDATLQAFEVGYRHIDTAQMYGNEKGVGEAIAESGIARDEIFVTSKLNNGFHAHDDALKAFDGTLEKLGLDQIDLFLIHWPLPGIDVDFVETWKAFEEIYASGRARSIGVSNFQPKHIRRLVQETNVVPAVNQIEVHPFLVQDELRAVNTEHNIATEAWSPIAQGLVLDNPVIGGIATEHGKTPAQVVLRWHVQRGDIVFPKSVTRGRIEENFEIFDFELSDSEVGFITALNKDERTGPNPDEFNYIPD